A genomic window from Flavobacterium phycosphaerae includes:
- a CDS encoding co-chaperone GroES, with the protein MALNIKPLSDRVIVEPAAAETQTASGIIIPDTAKEKPQKGTVVAVGNGKKDEPLTVKVGDTVLYGKYAGTDLKFNGKDYLIMREDDILAII; encoded by the coding sequence ATGGCATTAAACATCAAACCGCTTTCAGACAGAGTTATTGTGGAACCTGCAGCAGCAGAAACCCAAACAGCATCTGGAATTATCATACCGGATACCGCAAAAGAAAAACCACAAAAAGGAACCGTTGTTGCCGTAGGAAACGGTAAAAAAGACGAACCATTAACGGTAAAAGTTGGTGATACCGTGCTGTACGGAAAATATGCAGGAACCGATTTAAAATTCAACGGTAAAGATTATCTGATTATGCGTGAGGACGACATCCTGGCGATTATCTAA
- the secG gene encoding preprotein translocase subunit SecG, whose amino-acid sequence MSTFSIFLVLITIVCFLLIIVIMVQNPKGGGLSSSLGGSTQMGGVQKTTDFLDKSTWTLATILIVLILLSSLSFSGSLSDANSKIIDEKETVAPAKPTTTTPAKPITEPVKK is encoded by the coding sequence ATGAGCACATTTTCAATCTTTTTAGTATTAATCACAATAGTTTGTTTTCTATTGATTATTGTAATCATGGTTCAAAACCCTAAAGGTGGCGGTTTATCATCTTCATTAGGTGGATCAACACAAATGGGAGGCGTTCAAAAAACAACTGACTTTTTAGATAAAAGTACTTGGACACTAGCCACTATCCTAATCGTTTTGATTTTATTATCAAGTTTAAGTTTCTCCGGAAGTTTGAGCGATGCTAATTCAAAAATCATCGACGAAAAAGAAACAGTAGCACCGGCTAAACCAACCACTACTACTCCGGCAAAACCAATTACAGAGCCGGTAAAAAAATAA
- a CDS encoding tetratricopeptide repeat protein: MNLTDFTFLLNKPDAINDRYADTLDNVLTAFPYFQSARVLRLKHLYNQDSFNYNYALKVAAAYTTDRSVLFDFITSDSFVAVQKGLYEKKLEELMNMSVVGSEILVVEAKQTTVDPLEQSILTSIKEATTTEEQKAEEKLALGKPLEFSKNEKHSFQEWLQLSRLKPIDREETTKAVAPIAEDKKKKLDLIDKFIENNPKISPIAKDATVPVIEPIADDTTYLMTETLARVYLEQKKYSKAIQAYEILILKYPEKSSFFADRISDIKIVQQNNN; encoded by the coding sequence ATGAACCTAACTGATTTTACATTTTTACTCAACAAACCCGATGCCATCAACGATCGGTATGCGGATACATTAGATAATGTATTGACGGCATTTCCGTACTTTCAAAGTGCTCGTGTCTTGCGATTAAAACATTTGTACAATCAGGACAGTTTCAATTACAACTATGCTTTAAAAGTTGCTGCCGCTTATACTACAGACCGTAGTGTTTTGTTCGACTTCATTACTTCAGATTCGTTTGTTGCCGTACAAAAAGGGCTATACGAAAAGAAACTGGAAGAGTTGATGAACATGAGCGTTGTGGGAAGCGAAATCCTGGTGGTCGAAGCAAAACAAACTACAGTTGATCCTTTAGAACAATCAATACTGACTTCCATCAAAGAAGCTACAACGACTGAAGAACAAAAAGCGGAAGAAAAATTAGCTTTGGGTAAACCATTAGAATTTTCTAAAAATGAAAAACATTCTTTCCAAGAATGGCTTCAATTATCAAGATTAAAACCTATCGATAGAGAAGAAACGACAAAAGCGGTTGCTCCTATCGCAGAAGATAAAAAGAAAAAACTCGACTTAATTGATAAATTTATCGAGAACAATCCGAAGATTTCTCCCATTGCCAAAGACGCCACAGTGCCCGTTATTGAGCCAATTGCCGACGACACTACCTATCTGATGACCGAGACCTTAGCCCGAGTTTATTTGGAACAAAAAAAATATTCCAAAGCAATTCAGGCATATGAAATATTAATTTTGAAATATCCGGAAAAAAGTAGTTTCTTTGCAGACCGAATTTCGGATATTAAAATAGTACAACAAAATAATAATTAA
- a CDS encoding LptE family protein — MKFLRFLFLILLGFSINSCSVYNFTGTGKIDAKTFQVNYFQNNADIIEPGIDRTFTIKLQELIQNQTNLNLTNSNGDLLYEGEIVSYNATPMTATADQKAAQTRLTIAVNVRFVNKNKESDNFEKRFSFYRDYDGTELPTGATLKGYIDEIFERITQDIFNESLAKW; from the coding sequence ATGAAATTTTTAAGATTCCTTTTTCTTATCCTACTTGGGTTCAGTATCAACAGCTGTTCGGTATACAACTTTACCGGAACAGGAAAAATTGATGCCAAAACATTTCAAGTAAACTATTTTCAGAACAATGCCGACATCATAGAACCGGGTATTGACAGGACTTTCACCATCAAATTACAGGAACTTATTCAAAATCAAACCAATTTGAATTTGACCAATTCCAACGGTGACTTGCTGTATGAAGGTGAAATTGTTAGTTATAATGCAACGCCCATGACGGCTACAGCCGATCAAAAAGCAGCACAAACCCGATTGACGATTGCCGTAAACGTTCGTTTTGTGAATAAAAATAAAGAAAGTGATAACTTTGAAAAACGCTTCTCTTTTTACCGAGATTATGATGGAACTGAACTACCTACAGGAGCAACACTCAAAGGTTATATTGATGAAATTTTTGAACGAATAACGCAAGATATTTTTAACGAGTCACTAGCCAAATGGTAG
- a CDS encoding sigma-54 interaction domain-containing protein: METVQSIKQRFEIIGNDPKLNRAIEKAIQVAPTDISVLVVGESGVGKESIPRIIHSLSHRKHGKYIAVNCGAIPEGTIDSELFGHEKGAFTGATNTREGYFEVADGGTIFLDEVGELPLTTQVRLLRVLENGEFIKVGSSQVQKTNVRIVAATNINMFDAIEKGKFREDLYYRLSTVDIPLPPLRERKDDIHLLFRKFAADFAHKYKMPPIKLSEEAIQFLQKYRWSGNIRQLRNVAEQISVLETNRDISLTTLQSYLPVEGSTLPSVIGGKKSDSDFSTERDILYKVLFDMKSDLNDLKKLTLELMKNGSKVQDINPSLIQKVYGATPTESEIAYEETPRVNVMPTQSQVHQEEFEDEDDHNYLMAETVEEEEVLKLEQKEIELIKKSLERHKGKRKAAADELGISERTLYRKIKQFDL, from the coding sequence ATGGAAACCGTTCAAAGCATCAAACAGCGATTTGAAATTATCGGGAACGACCCGAAACTGAATCGTGCCATAGAAAAAGCAATTCAAGTAGCTCCTACTGACATATCCGTATTGGTGGTTGGTGAAAGTGGTGTGGGAAAAGAGAGCATTCCGAGAATTATTCATTCGCTTTCGCATAGAAAACACGGGAAATACATTGCGGTAAACTGTGGTGCCATCCCGGAAGGAACGATTGACAGTGAATTATTTGGACACGAAAAGGGCGCTTTTACCGGTGCTACCAATACTCGTGAAGGGTATTTTGAAGTAGCGGATGGCGGAACCATTTTTTTAGATGAAGTGGGTGAATTGCCCTTAACGACACAAGTCCGTTTGCTGCGTGTTTTGGAAAACGGGGAATTTATCAAAGTAGGTTCGTCACAAGTACAAAAAACCAATGTCCGAATCGTAGCGGCTACCAATATCAACATGTTTGACGCCATTGAAAAAGGAAAATTCCGTGAAGATTTGTATTACCGTTTAAGCACGGTTGATATTCCGTTGCCTCCCTTACGCGAACGAAAAGACGATATTCATTTATTATTCAGGAAATTTGCAGCTGATTTTGCCCATAAATATAAAATGCCTCCTATCAAACTAAGTGAAGAGGCTATACAGTTTTTACAAAAATACCGTTGGAGCGGTAACATCCGTCAGTTGCGAAACGTGGCCGAGCAGATTTCGGTTTTAGAAACCAACCGCGATATTTCATTGACTACTTTACAATCTTATCTTCCGGTAGAGGGTAGTACTTTGCCTTCTGTTATTGGAGGCAAGAAATCGGATAGTGATTTTTCTACAGAGAGAGATATTTTATACAAAGTGCTATTCGACATGAAAAGCGACTTAAATGATTTAAAAAAATTGACTTTGGAGCTGATGAAAAACGGGTCCAAAGTACAAGATATTAATCCGAGTTTGATTCAAAAAGTTTATGGAGCTACTCCAACCGAAAGTGAAATAGCTTATGAAGAAACGCCAAGAGTTAATGTGATGCCAACCCAAAGCCAAGTACATCAGGAGGAATTTGAAGATGAGGATGACCACAATTACCTGATGGCTGAAACTGTAGAAGAGGAAGAGGTATTGAAATTGGAGCAAAAAGAAATAGAACTCATCAAAAAATCGCTGGAGCGTCATAAAGGCAAACGAAAAGCGGCCGCAGATGAACTTGGTATTTCCGAAAGAACACTTTACCGAAAAATAAAGCAATTCGATTTGTAA
- the miaB gene encoding tRNA (N6-isopentenyl adenosine(37)-C2)-methylthiotransferase MiaB: MEKEIDEKKQGTSMVLEHKEGNQKKLFIESYGCAMNFSDSEIVASILTEQGYNTTQKLEEADLVLVNTCSIRDKAEQTVRKRLEKYNAVKRSINPGMKVGVLGCMAERLKTQFLEEEKIVDMVVGPDAYKDLPNLLKEVEEGRDAINVILSKEETYGDIAPVRLNSNGVNAFVSITRGCDNMCTFCVVPFTRGRERSREPQSILEEIQDLWNRGFKEVCLLGQNVDSYLWYGGGLKKDFDKATEMQKATSTDFAMLLEQCAVAFPKMRFRFSTSNPQDMHEEVLHVIAKYDNVCNYIHLPVQSGSTRILKEMNRQHTREEYMALVDKIKKIIPDCSISQDMISGFPTETEEDHKDTLTLMEYVEYDFGYMFAYSERPGTLAARKMEDDVPEEVKKRRLQEIVDLQQILSEKRTKRFLGQTVEILIEKESKKSDKHWSGRNSENVVAVFPKGDYQVGDFVMVKVTDCTTATLIGDAVGYSSMQ; this comes from the coding sequence ATGGAAAAGGAAATCGACGAAAAAAAACAAGGTACCTCAATGGTACTGGAACACAAAGAAGGCAATCAAAAAAAACTATTTATAGAGAGCTACGGCTGTGCGATGAATTTTTCGGACAGTGAGATTGTAGCGTCTATCCTAACGGAGCAAGGGTATAATACAACCCAAAAATTAGAGGAAGCCGACTTGGTTTTGGTGAACACCTGTTCGATCAGAGACAAGGCAGAACAAACCGTTAGAAAACGTTTGGAGAAATACAATGCGGTGAAACGCAGTATTAATCCGGGTATGAAGGTGGGCGTTTTGGGCTGTATGGCGGAGCGTTTGAAAACACAATTTTTGGAAGAAGAAAAAATTGTTGACATGGTGGTGGGACCTGATGCTTATAAAGATTTGCCCAATCTATTGAAAGAAGTAGAGGAAGGAAGAGATGCTATCAATGTGATTTTATCGAAAGAAGAAACCTATGGCGATATTGCACCGGTTCGTTTGAACAGTAACGGCGTGAATGCATTTGTTTCTATCACTCGTGGTTGCGATAATATGTGTACGTTTTGTGTGGTGCCATTCACCCGTGGACGTGAGCGTAGCCGTGAGCCGCAAAGCATCTTAGAAGAAATTCAGGATTTATGGAACAGAGGCTTTAAGGAAGTTTGTCTTTTGGGCCAAAATGTAGACAGTTACCTTTGGTATGGCGGTGGTTTGAAAAAAGACTTTGACAAAGCTACCGAAATGCAAAAAGCTACTTCGACTGATTTTGCGATGTTATTAGAACAATGCGCGGTGGCGTTCCCAAAAATGCGTTTCCGTTTTTCGACTTCAAATCCGCAGGATATGCACGAAGAAGTGTTGCATGTGATTGCGAAGTATGACAACGTTTGCAACTACATTCACTTACCGGTACAAAGCGGCAGCACAAGGATTTTGAAAGAAATGAATCGCCAGCATACCCGTGAAGAATATATGGCGTTGGTGGATAAAATCAAGAAAATTATTCCGGATTGTTCAATTTCTCAGGATATGATATCAGGTTTCCCAACAGAAACCGAAGAAGACCACAAAGACACTCTGACGTTGATGGAATATGTGGAATATGACTTTGGGTATATGTTTGCCTACTCCGAAAGACCGGGTACATTGGCCGCCAGAAAAATGGAAGATGATGTGCCGGAAGAAGTGAAGAAAAGACGTTTACAAGAAATTGTAGACTTACAACAAATACTAAGCGAAAAAAGAACCAAGCGTTTCTTGGGCCAAACGGTTGAAATTTTGATTGAAAAAGAATCAAAAAAATCAGACAAACACTGGAGCGGCAGAAACTCAGAAAATGTAGTGGCTGTTTTTCCGAAAGGAGATTATCAAGTGGGCGATTTCGTTATGGTAAAAGTGACCGATTGTACGACTGCCACTTTAATTGGAGACGCGGTTGGTTATAGCAGCATGCAATAA
- a CDS encoding formimidoylglutamase, which translates to MEFDFLSPVDDEIIQYIKGLSSQHLGSKVAFHTDKDFPDTDMIKIAIVGVLENRGDAKTFEDVDLNPIRKELYTLFPGNWQSSIADLGDILPGNSLEDTYFALQKVTAKLIRKGIIPIIIGGTQDLTYPLYRGYDNSEQMVNLVSIDSKFDFGKQEEGITANSYLSKIILDEPNNLFNYCNIGYQTYYNSQEEIDLIEKLYFDAYRLGEISNNIELAEPVFRDADIVSIDLNAVKSSYSGNFITFTPNGFDGKEICSLSRYAGISDKVSSFGIFNHNNKSEESVLISQIIWYFIEGVNYRSNEYPFGTRENYLKYIVPLESEELVFYKSNKTDRWWIEINIFSGQHNKLKKNTLLPCSHEEYLIACNQEIPERWWKAQRKNSL; encoded by the coding sequence ATGGAATTTGATTTTTTGTCCCCGGTTGACGACGAAATTATTCAATATATAAAAGGACTTTCTTCGCAACATTTAGGAAGTAAAGTCGCTTTCCACACTGATAAAGATTTTCCGGATACCGATATGATTAAGATAGCTATCGTTGGTGTTTTAGAAAATCGCGGTGATGCTAAAACTTTCGAAGATGTAGATTTGAATCCAATTCGTAAAGAGTTGTACACCTTGTTTCCGGGCAATTGGCAAAGTTCCATTGCTGATTTAGGCGATATTCTTCCGGGAAATTCTTTGGAAGATACTTATTTTGCCTTGCAAAAAGTTACCGCCAAATTAATCCGAAAAGGAATTATACCTATAATAATAGGAGGGACTCAAGATTTGACTTATCCATTATATAGAGGATATGATAATTCAGAGCAAATGGTCAACTTGGTTTCCATTGACAGTAAGTTTGATTTTGGTAAGCAGGAAGAAGGGATTACCGCCAATTCCTATTTGTCAAAAATCATTTTAGATGAACCCAACAATCTTTTTAATTATTGTAATATTGGTTATCAAACCTATTATAATTCTCAGGAAGAAATTGATTTAATTGAGAAATTATATTTCGATGCCTACAGATTAGGAGAAATTTCCAACAACATTGAATTAGCTGAACCGGTTTTTCGTGATGCCGATATCGTTAGTATTGATTTAAATGCGGTAAAGTCTTCATATTCAGGAAATTTTATTACTTTTACGCCTAACGGTTTTGACGGAAAAGAGATTTGCAGTTTGTCCCGATATGCCGGAATCAGTGATAAGGTTAGTTCTTTTGGGATTTTCAATCACAACAACAAGAGCGAGGAATCCGTTCTTATATCACAAATCATATGGTATTTTATAGAAGGTGTTAATTATCGTTCCAATGAGTATCCATTTGGTACCAGAGAGAATTATTTAAAATACATAGTGCCCCTTGAAAGTGAAGAGTTGGTGTTTTACAAGAGCAACAAAACAGACCGATGGTGGATAGAAATTAATATTTTTTCAGGCCAACACAATAAATTGAAAAAAAACACGTTATTACCTTGTTCGCACGAAGAATATTTAATCGCATGCAATCAGGAAATACCGGAAAGATGGTGGAAAGCACAACGAAAGAATAGCCTTTAA
- the porK gene encoding T9SS ring complex lipoprotein PorK/GldK yields MKKFIAFASFLALLTSCGGSSDKGELVGVKGKKWHPEKPFGMALIPGGAYIMGKSDDDPANIQDAPTKTVTVRSFYMDETEITNSEYRQFVEWVKDSTIRVRLAILADEVGQTATGKGGKGGGKGGSIGDFAFNDTDPAKMTPYDKYMYENYYSVGTDDDPYAGRRLNRKVKLIKETSKYPDEYYTEVMDTMYLPVAESFNGLRTIDVKKLKFRYSWMDIQAAAKAKVGKRSSFIRTEQQEVYPDTTVWIKDFAYSYNEPMHNDYFWHQAYGEYPVVGVNWKQAKAFCAWRTLNKNTYIKSKKKHHDLINAFRLPTEAEWEYAARGGLESGTFPWGGPYAKNDRGCFLANFKPNRGDYAADQALYTVEAKSYEPNGYNLYNMAGNVAEWTDSSYDAAAYEYVSSMNPNVPDLKNMRKVVRGGSWKDVAYFLQVGTRDFEYADTARSYIGFRTVQDYMGTQVTKNGKAPRK; encoded by the coding sequence ATGAAGAAGTTCATTGCATTTGCATCATTTTTAGCTTTATTAACGAGCTGTGGAGGATCAAGCGACAAAGGTGAGTTAGTAGGAGTTAAAGGAAAAAAATGGCATCCGGAAAAACCTTTCGGTATGGCGTTAATACCTGGTGGTGCTTACATTATGGGTAAATCAGATGATGATCCTGCCAATATTCAAGATGCACCAACCAAAACGGTTACTGTAAGATCATTCTATATGGATGAAACTGAAATCACAAATAGTGAATACCGTCAATTTGTGGAATGGGTAAAAGACTCTACTATTAGAGTACGTTTGGCTATTCTTGCAGATGAAGTAGGTCAAACCGCTACTGGTAAAGGTGGAAAAGGAGGCGGAAAAGGTGGAAGCATTGGAGATTTTGCTTTCAACGATACTGATCCTGCTAAAATGACTCCGTATGACAAGTATATGTATGAGAATTACTATAGTGTTGGAACAGATGATGATCCTTACGCCGGAAGAAGATTAAACAGAAAAGTTAAGCTTATTAAAGAAACCAGTAAATATCCGGATGAATATTATACAGAAGTAATGGATACTATGTATTTGCCGGTAGCTGAATCTTTTAACGGTTTGAGAACTATTGATGTTAAAAAATTAAAATTCAGATATTCTTGGATGGATATTCAAGCTGCAGCGAAAGCTAAAGTTGGAAAAAGAAGTTCATTCATCAGAACGGAACAACAAGAGGTTTATCCTGATACTACGGTTTGGATTAAAGATTTTGCTTATTCATACAATGAGCCAATGCACAATGATTATTTCTGGCACCAAGCTTATGGAGAATATCCGGTTGTTGGGGTTAACTGGAAACAAGCTAAAGCATTTTGTGCTTGGAGAACTTTGAATAAAAATACTTATATAAAATCTAAGAAAAAGCATCATGATTTAATTAATGCTTTCAGATTGCCAACGGAGGCAGAGTGGGAATACGCTGCAAGAGGTGGTCTAGAGTCTGGAACATTCCCATGGGGAGGTCCTTATGCTAAAAACGATAGAGGTTGTTTCTTGGCTAACTTCAAACCAAATAGAGGAGATTATGCTGCGGATCAGGCTTTGTATACTGTAGAAGCAAAATCATATGAGCCAAACGGATACAACTTGTATAATATGGCCGGTAACGTAGCCGAGTGGACAGATTCATCATACGATGCAGCTGCTTACGAATACGTTTCTTCAATGAATCCAAACGTACCTGACTTGAAAAACATGAGAAAGGTAGTTCGTGGCGGATCATGGAAAGACGTTGCTTACTTCTTACAAGTGGGAACCAGAGATTTTGAATATGCTGATACAGCAAGAAGTTATATTGGCTTCCGTACAGTTCAGGATTACATGGGAACACAAGTAACCAAAAACGGTAAAGCACCTAGAAAGTAA
- the porL gene encoding type IX secretion system motor protein PorL/GldL — MALLSKKTMNFAYGMGAAVVIVGALFKIQHWTGASLMLIVGLSVEALIFGLSAFDPVDKELDWSLVYPELAGGESKPRDKKEDPKDAQGLLSQKLDNMLKEAKIDGQLMESLGNSIKNFEGAAKAISPTVDSIAGQKKYAEEMTKAASQLETLNGLYQVQLQSAERNAQINNEVAENNLKLKDQMQSLTSNLSTLNNVYGGMLSAMSNKG; from the coding sequence ATGGCATTATTAAGCAAAAAAACAATGAATTTCGCTTACGGTATGGGAGCGGCTGTTGTAATCGTTGGAGCATTATTTAAAATACAACACTGGACAGGAGCTAGTTTAATGCTTATTGTTGGTCTTTCGGTTGAAGCTTTGATTTTTGGATTATCAGCATTTGATCCAGTAGATAAAGAATTGGACTGGTCATTAGTATACCCAGAATTAGCAGGAGGCGAAAGCAAACCAAGAGATAAAAAAGAAGATCCAAAAGATGCACAAGGTTTATTGTCTCAGAAATTAGATAATATGTTAAAAGAAGCTAAAATCGATGGTCAATTGATGGAAAGCTTAGGAAATAGCATTAAAAACTTTGAAGGAGCAGCAAAAGCAATTTCTCCAACTGTAGATTCAATTGCCGGACAAAAGAAATATGCTGAAGAAATGACTAAAGCAGCCTCTCAATTAGAAACGTTGAACGGTTTATACCAAGTTCAATTACAAAGTGCTGAGAGAAATGCTCAAATTAACAACGAGGTTGCTGAAAACAACTTAAAATTAAAAGATCAAATGCAGTCTTTAACATCTAACTTGTCTACATTAAACAATGTATATGGTGGAATGCTTTCTGCAATGAGTAACAAAGGATAA
- the porM gene encoding type IX secretion system motor protein PorM/GldM, with amino-acid sequence MAGGKLTPRQKMINLMYLVFIAMLALNMSKEVLTAFGLMNEKFEGVNKFSEDYNKSLFTSLESKASDNAAQFGAPFQKAKQVQVISKQLYTYLGSLKDDVSKEFEREKNGKLPYEAMDKGGYIDEHWFKGDGYSPKGKEIIEKIEKYKSDLIAVFGNDVKYQIIVNKIKEKFDLSNVKDKEGVSKKYLSYHFEGFPAIASVAKLTSMQNDVEATEQDIYNALIGNTTAQAASMKNYKAMVIMDKSAFFQGETVTGRVVLGRYDESTVPTSVSVGGGSVSMENGQAIFKLSAGAVGEHDIKGKFTFMEDGKQVPIDISDKYVVVPQPKSANISADKMNVVYRGLDNPMTISFAGISDDKVKASAPGLRSAGGPGKYNMSPGSGTEVTVSVTATLPDGKPVSDKKVFRIKNIPAPAGAIGKQVGVIKGAKSRLEVSQVTAELQDFLYDLNFQVTRFTFKVPGQPAIIVNGDRVNAQCKAALARATRGDQIIISEIKTKIVGGANVVTKDAAPVAYEIQ; translated from the coding sequence ATGGCAGGAGGAAAACTAACCCCTAGACAGAAGATGATTAACCTGATGTACCTGGTTTTCATCGCAATGTTGGCATTAAACATGTCAAAAGAAGTATTGACCGCTTTTGGTTTAATGAATGAAAAATTTGAAGGTGTCAATAAATTTTCTGAAGACTACAACAAAAGTTTGTTCACTTCATTAGAATCAAAGGCAAGTGATAATGCCGCACAATTTGGTGCTCCTTTTCAAAAAGCGAAACAAGTTCAAGTAATATCAAAACAACTTTACACTTACTTAGGTAGTTTAAAAGATGATGTTTCTAAAGAATTTGAAAGAGAAAAAAATGGAAAACTTCCTTACGAAGCCATGGACAAAGGTGGTTATATCGATGAGCATTGGTTCAAAGGAGATGGATATTCTCCAAAAGGTAAAGAAATAATCGAGAAGATTGAAAAATACAAAAGTGATTTAATTGCAGTTTTCGGTAATGATGTTAAATATCAAATTATCGTTAATAAAATCAAAGAAAAATTTGATTTAAGCAATGTGAAAGACAAAGAAGGTGTTTCTAAAAAATACTTATCTTACCACTTTGAAGGTTTCCCGGCTATTGCATCAGTAGCTAAATTAACAAGTATGCAAAATGATGTTGAAGCTACTGAGCAAGATATTTACAATGCTTTAATTGGAAATACTACAGCACAAGCTGCTTCGATGAAAAACTACAAAGCTATGGTTATCATGGATAAATCAGCTTTCTTCCAAGGAGAAACTGTTACTGGTAGAGTAGTTTTAGGAAGATATGATGAATCAACAGTTCCAACTAGCGTAAGTGTTGGTGGCGGAAGTGTTTCTATGGAAAACGGTCAGGCTATATTCAAATTAAGTGCCGGTGCTGTTGGAGAACATGATATCAAAGGTAAATTTACTTTCATGGAAGATGGTAAACAAGTGCCAATCGACATAAGTGATAAATACGTTGTAGTTCCTCAACCAAAATCAGCTAACATTTCTGCTGACAAAATGAACGTAGTATACAGAGGTTTAGATAATCCAATGACTATTTCATTTGCAGGTATTTCAGATGATAAAGTGAAAGCTTCTGCACCTGGATTAAGATCTGCCGGCGGACCTGGAAAATACAACATGAGTCCTGGGTCTGGAACAGAGGTTACGGTAAGCGTTACTGCTACTTTACCTGATGGCAAACCAGTATCAGACAAAAAAGTATTTAGAATTAAAAATATTCCTGCCCCAGCCGGAGCTATCGGAAAACAAGTTGGTGTTATCAAAGGCGCTAAATCACGTTTAGAAGTTTCTCAGGTTACTGCAGAATTACAAGATTTCTTGTATGATTTAAATTTCCAAGTAACTCGTTTTACTTTCAAAGTACCAGGACAACCTGCTATCATTGTAAATGGAGACAGAGTTAACGCTCAATGTAAAGCGGCATTAGCCAGAGCTACAAGAGGAGATCAAATTATTATTTCTGAAATCAAAACTAAAATTGTAGGTGGTGCTAATGTTGTAACAAAAGATGCAGCACCGGTAGCTTACGAAATCCAATAA
- the porN gene encoding type IX secretion system ring subunit PorN/GldN, translating into MKIKNLLFAAASLVMSFSSMAQSNLLNAKTPDEIGKKTPAQLISDNDKPLPYGYVHDRDVLMGKAIWEMIDIDERINFPLYYPIDTAFVGKDRRSLFDVLLKNIKSGKITEVYTDDYFNTKKTFTDMSSSFTFVDTIPAGKDYINDHYDEFYPKATTKKTKVNGKWVTETVPATGGAVLDPQYIDKRELSAQDISGYKIKGYWYFDKRQGELKYRLLAICPVAPEARDIGKENGDVIELFWVYFPAIRDILHEAKAFNDKNSAMPITFDHLLNSRRFNGEIYKEENVYGDRQVADYMKDNAQNQLLESERIKEKIRNFESDMWNY; encoded by the coding sequence ATGAAAATTAAAAATCTTTTATTCGCGGCTGCTTCATTAGTGATGAGCTTTAGTTCTATGGCTCAGTCTAATTTGCTTAATGCCAAAACTCCTGACGAGATTGGTAAAAAGACACCTGCGCAATTAATTTCTGATAATGATAAGCCATTACCATACGGTTATGTTCACGACAGAGATGTATTGATGGGTAAAGCAATTTGGGAGATGATTGATATAGATGAAAGAATTAATTTTCCGCTATATTATCCTATTGACACGGCTTTTGTTGGTAAAGACAGAAGATCTTTGTTTGATGTTTTATTAAAAAATATTAAAAGTGGAAAAATAACTGAGGTGTATACCGATGATTATTTTAATACTAAAAAGACCTTCACTGATATGAGTTCTTCTTTTACTTTCGTGGATACTATTCCTGCTGGTAAAGATTATATCAATGATCATTATGATGAGTTTTATCCAAAAGCTACTACCAAAAAAACGAAAGTTAATGGTAAATGGGTTACTGAAACTGTTCCTGCTACAGGAGGTGCAGTATTAGATCCTCAATATATTGACAAAAGAGAGTTGTCAGCTCAGGATATTTCAGGATATAAAATTAAAGGGTATTGGTACTTTGACAAACGTCAAGGTGAGTTAAAATACAGATTATTGGCTATTTGTCCGGTAGCTCCTGAAGCCCGTGACATTGGTAAAGAAAATGGTGATGTTATCGAATTGTTTTGGGTGTATTTCCCGGCCATTAGAGACATTCTACACGAAGCCAAAGCCTTTAATGATAAAAACTCAGCAATGCCAATTACATTTGACCATTTGTTAAACTCTCGCAGATTTAATGGTGAGATTTACAAAGAAGAAAATGTTTATGGCGACAGACAAGTTGCAGATTATATGAAAGATAATGCCCAAAATCAACTGTTAGAATCGGAAAGAATCAAAGAAAAAATCCGAAACTTTGAGTCTGATATGTGGAATTACTAA